A portion of the Bacteroidales bacterium genome contains these proteins:
- a CDS encoding permease, with product MLKIAGTYVSELVGLVNEMSPYLLLGFLFAGILRVLFPRHLITRYMGQSNFRSVFNASLLGVPMPLCSCGVLPAGIGFYKNGAARGPTISFLISTPQTGVDSILATYSLLGLPLAIIRPIVALFTGLLGGVLGNAVDRNAVEEIERGSKSEEKYERSVRELFRYGFVELIQDISKWLLIGILLAALLAVLIPNDFFTNTISSEYLAMLLMIAASVPLYICATGSIPIAAVLLMKGLAPGAALVLLMAGPATNIATMAVIGNSLGKRALWVYLGSIIGGALFFGILVNELLPREWFTGAIASVAHEHGTGWFKWASSALLVLLILNGYLMKLLSSRMERRRDREKTNRMKHDILQYRVEGMTCDHCKASVENGLKSLKGISEVVADRINNQVSIQAGSVSENQIRETIEKLGYRFVGKL from the coding sequence GTGCTTAAGATTGCCGGGACATATGTAAGTGAGCTGGTAGGGCTGGTGAATGAGATGTCACCCTACCTTCTACTGGGATTCTTATTTGCCGGAATACTCCGGGTATTATTTCCAAGGCACTTGATTACCAGGTATATGGGTCAGAGTAATTTCAGATCGGTATTCAATGCATCCCTGCTTGGGGTCCCCATGCCCCTTTGTTCCTGCGGGGTACTTCCTGCCGGGATCGGGTTCTACAAGAATGGAGCCGCCAGGGGACCTACCATTTCTTTTTTAATCTCCACACCCCAGACCGGAGTGGATTCCATTCTGGCCACCTACTCCCTGCTCGGACTCCCGCTGGCTATAATCAGGCCGATAGTTGCTCTTTTTACAGGGCTTTTAGGAGGAGTGCTGGGAAATGCAGTGGACAGAAATGCTGTGGAGGAGATTGAACGCGGAAGCAAAAGTGAAGAGAAATATGAGAGATCGGTCCGCGAACTTTTCAGGTATGGATTTGTCGAACTGATACAGGATATCTCCAAGTGGCTGCTGATCGGTATACTGCTTGCTGCCTTGCTGGCAGTATTAATTCCCAATGATTTTTTCACAAATACCATTTCCAGCGAATACCTGGCCATGCTCCTGATGATCGCAGCTTCGGTACCGCTCTATATTTGTGCCACGGGTTCTATTCCCATTGCAGCGGTTCTGCTGATGAAGGGGCTGGCTCCCGGAGCTGCACTGGTCCTGCTTATGGCAGGTCCGGCCACCAATATCGCCACCATGGCAGTGATAGGTAACTCGCTCGGGAAAAGAGCTCTCTGGGTATACCTGGGCAGCATCATCGGCGGGGCGCTTTTTTTCGGGATCCTGGTCAACGAACTTCTGCCCAGGGAGTGGTTTACCGGTGCCATTGCATCGGTGGCTCATGAACACGGAACCGGATGGTTCAAATGGGCCTCATCGGCCCTTCTTGTGCTTTTGATTCTGAACGGATATTTAATGAAACTGCTCTCCTCCCGAATGGAGCGGAGAAGAGACCGGGAAAAAACAAATCGTATGAAACATGATATACTACAATACCGGGTAGAAGGGATGACCTGTGATCACTGTAAGGCAAGCGTTGAAAACGGATTGAAGAGTCTGAAGGGTATCTCGGAGGTAGTGGCCGACCGGATCAATAATCAGGTGAGCATTCAGGCCGGCTCTGTGTCAGAGAATCAAATCAGGGAGACCATTGAAAAGCTGGGTTACAGGTTTGTGGGCAAGCTTTAG
- the feoB gene encoding ferrous iron transport protein B: MTLNDLHTGESATIARIRGRGAFRKRLTEMGFIRGKNITVLKSAPLKDPVEYRILDSNVSLRRSEASLVEVILESDYQTISPGRAGMISDVFQRGPLMPRPGKIIDVALVGNPNCGKTTLFNRVSRSREHVGNYSGVTVGSKEALFNHRGYTFRMTDLPGTYSLSDYSSEERFVREHILKNKPDVVVNVVDANNLERNLYLTSQLIDMDVTVVVALNMYDDLLEKKDRIDLGLLSKLLGIRVVPTISTRGKGIFRLLNHVIRVFENQDPDIRHIHIHYGEEIEQSVQKLQELIRLTPSLTDHYSSRFIALKLLEQDDNCTFLISGAENFLEIQATAREENERISRLFRDDTETLITDARYGFVAGALKETMKRSGNDPGFSRSQRIDRVLTHKYLGLPIFLGFLWIMFHATFTLGNYPMGWIEQGVDLLGQLIRTNMAEGIFRDMLVDGVIGGVGGVIVFLPNILILFFFISLMEDTGYMARTAFIMDKVMHLFGLHGKSFIPLIMGFGCNVPAIMATRTLEDRNDRLLTMLIIPFMSCSARLPVYVLVAGAIFPAKAGNVIFMLYILGVVFSMLMSILFKKTLFKNSEAPFVMELPMYRNPGIRVIMRHMWRKGSHYLKKMGGVILVASLVIWVLGYFPRGVEYSRDYEHLINLEKQAGSGQSASQIMLLTRQMESERQQNSYIGRIGMAVEPLIRPLGFDWKMGISLVTGFAAKEIVVSTMGVLYQADPGGEEGTASLQDRISKEVYSEGPKAGSRVFTPLASISFLLFVLFYLPCVAVIATVGRESGSWKWAAFVLFYTTAIAWTASFAVYQLGSLFQLG; encoded by the coding sequence ATGACTCTGAATGATTTACATACGGGCGAATCTGCAACCATTGCCAGGATCAGGGGTCGTGGCGCTTTTCGTAAACGCCTGACAGAGATGGGTTTTATCCGCGGGAAAAACATTACTGTCTTAAAGTCGGCGCCTCTGAAGGATCCGGTAGAATACAGAATACTGGACAGTAATGTATCGCTGCGCAGAAGCGAAGCCAGCCTGGTGGAAGTTATTTTGGAGAGCGACTACCAGACGATATCACCGGGCAGGGCGGGAATGATTTCCGATGTTTTTCAGAGGGGACCGTTGATGCCCAGGCCCGGGAAAATCATTGATGTGGCCCTGGTGGGGAATCCCAATTGCGGTAAGACCACTTTGTTTAACCGGGTCTCCCGTTCCAGGGAACATGTGGGAAACTATTCAGGGGTCACTGTCGGTTCGAAGGAGGCTCTGTTCAACCACAGGGGCTATACCTTTCGCATGACCGATCTTCCGGGCACCTACTCTCTTTCCGATTACTCCAGTGAAGAGCGCTTTGTCAGGGAGCATATCCTGAAAAACAAGCCCGATGTGGTGGTCAATGTGGTCGATGCCAATAACCTGGAGCGGAATCTCTACCTCACCAGTCAGCTGATCGACATGGATGTTACCGTGGTAGTGGCACTGAATATGTATGATGATTTGTTGGAGAAAAAGGATAGAATCGACCTTGGATTATTGAGTAAGCTTCTGGGCATAAGGGTTGTGCCAACAATAAGTACACGGGGCAAAGGAATTTTCAGGTTGTTGAATCATGTCATTCGTGTTTTTGAAAACCAGGATCCTGATATCAGGCATATCCATATCCATTACGGGGAGGAGATCGAACAATCGGTGCAAAAACTACAGGAGCTGATTCGTCTCACACCCTCCCTCACAGATCACTACTCATCCCGGTTCATTGCCCTGAAACTGCTGGAACAGGATGACAATTGCACCTTTCTGATCTCAGGTGCGGAAAATTTTCTGGAGATACAGGCAACAGCCAGGGAGGAGAATGAAAGGATCAGCAGACTTTTCAGGGACGATACCGAAACTCTGATCACAGACGCCCGCTATGGCTTTGTGGCCGGAGCTCTGAAGGAGACCATGAAGAGAAGCGGGAACGATCCGGGCTTTTCGCGTTCTCAGCGAATCGATCGCGTACTCACTCATAAGTACCTGGGCCTGCCCATTTTTCTGGGTTTTCTCTGGATCATGTTCCATGCCACCTTTACCTTGGGGAACTATCCCATGGGCTGGATCGAACAGGGCGTGGATCTGCTGGGTCAGCTTATCCGCACAAATATGGCAGAGGGGATCTTCCGGGATATGCTGGTTGACGGGGTTATCGGGGGTGTGGGAGGCGTCATTGTCTTTCTTCCCAATATCCTCATTCTGTTTTTCTTTATCTCGCTGATGGAGGATACGGGCTATATGGCCCGTACCGCTTTTATTATGGATAAGGTGATGCATTTGTTTGGCCTTCACGGGAAGTCCTTTATACCGCTGATCATGGGCTTTGGCTGCAATGTGCCTGCCATCATGGCTACCAGAACGCTGGAGGACCGGAACGATCGTCTGCTGACCATGCTGATCATACCCTTTATGTCGTGCAGTGCCCGGCTTCCGGTCTATGTGCTGGTGGCCGGAGCCATTTTTCCTGCAAAAGCAGGGAATGTAATTTTTATGCTTTACATCCTCGGGGTTGTATTTTCCATGCTGATGTCCATCCTTTTTAAGAAGACACTTTTTAAGAATAGCGAGGCCCCTTTTGTCATGGAGCTGCCCATGTACAGGAACCCCGGGATCCGCGTGATCATGCGCCATATGTGGAGAAAGGGCTCACATTATCTGAAAAAGATGGGTGGAGTGATCCTGGTGGCATCCCTGGTGATCTGGGTGCTGGGGTATTTTCCCAGGGGGGTGGAGTATTCAAGGGATTATGAGCATCTTATAAACCTTGAGAAACAGGCTGGTTCCGGGCAATCCGCCTCACAAATTATGCTTTTGACCAGGCAAATGGAATCGGAGCGACAGCAAAACTCCTATATCGGAAGGATTGGTATGGCCGTAGAACCCCTTATCAGGCCTTTGGGCTTTGACTGGAAGATGGGCATCAGTCTGGTCACAGGTTTTGCTGCCAAGGAGATTGTGGTAAGCACCATGGGTGTACTCTACCAGGCTGATCCCGGTGGGGAGGAAGGGACGGCCTCCCTGCAGGACAGGATCAGCAAGGAGGTGTACAGTGAAGGTCCTAAAGCAGGAAGCAGGGTGTTTACTCCTCTGGCCAGCATCTCTTTTCTCCTGTTTGTGCTTTTTTATCTGCCCTGTGTCGCGGTTATCGCCACGGTAGGAAGGGAATCGGGAAGCTGGAAGTGGGCTGCTTTTGTCCTGTTTTATACGACGGCCATCGCCTGGACGGCCAGTTTTGCAGTATACCAGCTGGGCAGTTTGTTCCAACTGGGATGA
- the ccsA gene encoding cytochrome c biogenesis protein CcsA has product MLKKLSFLVSMPFMAVLVISLIVVLALATFVESAYGTQTAWAVIYGTHWFELLMLLIGINLVGVMVKQKFFRRKKIVVLLFHLAFILILLGASVTRFISYEGNMHIRENSASDVMLSNNAYINVLLEARGERSEHAREVMLTELTPKDYRMSTRVGGEKVTIRSTEYLSSAIEQYISSPGGEPYMQLMLVSDRQTTIGIPSGSTQEVNGMTIGFNRADTSAMVNFYSRGDMIWMTAPFAVSVMQMGGAGGEEYAPGQEVPVRENTLYAMANMRLALQSYMPSARKQIVRAPAGQRGSHLGAVRLEISYRGMTGELYVPGLARLAGQPVSGSMGDLNYTVTYGSREIKVPFSLFLKNFEVERYPGSNSPSSFASDVVLLDQEMGIQEERRIFMNNVLKHRGYRFYQASYDNDEQGTILSVNRDRAGTLITYLGYLVLIAGMVVALFVPGTRFSMIARKSAPAAKVLVMVLLLLGGSLSLFSQEVPPRDVAQDFGYLWVQDKGGRFEPMNTLSNEVVRKITKHSHYQSYSADQVLLGMILYPDVWQNKELFEIKHPELHRLTGYRGEMVSFKDMMDSTGSYLLSNLVNEAYAKQVPMQTELDRELIKLDDRLNAFYLVQSGGLIRIFPDEGAENHRWASLSEAMMGQMTQKEDTMSNVFFRYLSALQQGDYTAAGFYVDQLGESQLSSEILPPESKKKMELIYNRINIFPLLARFYALFGVIMMVLAFLLVFRPRKLYKFLFKVGVIHLSVALVAHTVALGLRWYISGHAPMSNGYESMIFVAWVTLLAGLIFVKRSGYALALTAILAALSLLVAGMSNMNPEITNLVPVLKSVWLTIHVAVIMAGYGFLGLASIMGLLNVALYASLSPSNKTRLEEVIQQVTHVNHLTLIVGLYFMTAGVFLGGVWANESWGRYWGWDPKETWALITVLVYAFVTHMHRIPGLRGSFAFNLASFISYSSVMMTYFGVNYFLGGMHSYASGSSFTIPLWTYLILLMLVGLSVFAFRKQQKLLPEKSPDEARDQ; this is encoded by the coding sequence ATGTTAAAAAAGCTATCCTTTCTCGTTTCTATGCCATTTATGGCTGTCCTGGTGATATCCCTGATAGTTGTTCTGGCACTGGCCACCTTTGTTGAGAGTGCCTATGGCACACAAACGGCATGGGCCGTGATATATGGGACGCACTGGTTTGAGCTGTTGATGCTCCTGATCGGAATCAACCTGGTAGGGGTCATGGTAAAGCAGAAATTCTTCAGACGAAAGAAGATCGTCGTTCTGTTGTTTCACCTGGCATTTATCCTGATCCTGCTGGGAGCCTCTGTAACCCGCTTTATCAGTTATGAGGGCAATATGCATATCCGGGAAAATTCTGCATCTGATGTCATGCTGAGTAACAATGCCTATATAAATGTCTTACTGGAAGCCAGGGGGGAGCGCTCCGAGCATGCCAGAGAGGTGATGCTGACCGAACTGACCCCGAAAGATTACCGGATGAGCACCCGTGTGGGTGGAGAAAAGGTCACGATCAGATCCACAGAATACCTGAGCAGTGCGATTGAGCAGTATATATCCTCTCCGGGGGGAGAACCTTATATGCAGCTGATGCTGGTAAGTGACCGGCAGACCACCATCGGGATCCCATCGGGGTCCACACAGGAGGTAAACGGAATGACCATTGGTTTTAACAGGGCCGATACATCGGCCATGGTTAATTTTTATTCCAGGGGCGATATGATATGGATGACGGCACCCTTTGCTGTTTCGGTCATGCAGATGGGTGGCGCCGGAGGTGAAGAGTATGCTCCCGGGCAGGAAGTACCTGTGAGGGAGAATACCCTCTACGCGATGGCGAATATGCGTTTGGCACTTCAGAGTTATATGCCTTCTGCCAGGAAGCAGATTGTAAGAGCTCCTGCTGGTCAGAGGGGTTCACATCTGGGAGCCGTCCGCCTGGAGATCAGTTACAGGGGGATGACAGGCGAGCTTTACGTACCGGGACTGGCCAGGCTGGCAGGACAGCCGGTCAGCGGAAGCATGGGTGATCTTAACTATACGGTCACTTATGGATCCAGAGAGATCAAAGTGCCATTTTCGCTCTTCCTGAAAAATTTTGAGGTGGAACGTTACCCCGGTTCCAACAGTCCATCGTCCTTTGCCAGCGATGTGGTATTGCTTGACCAGGAGATGGGAATCCAGGAAGAACGGAGGATATTTATGAATAATGTATTAAAGCACAGGGGCTACCGATTCTATCAGGCTTCCTATGACAACGATGAGCAGGGAACGATTCTTTCGGTGAACAGGGACAGGGCGGGTACCCTCATCACCTACCTGGGTTATCTGGTTTTGATAGCCGGAATGGTAGTGGCTCTTTTTGTTCCCGGAACACGCTTCTCCATGATCGCCAGGAAATCTGCTCCTGCAGCAAAGGTCCTGGTTATGGTTCTTTTGCTTCTGGGCGGAAGTCTGTCGCTGTTTTCTCAGGAGGTTCCGCCCAGGGATGTGGCCCAGGACTTTGGCTATCTTTGGGTTCAGGACAAAGGGGGCCGTTTTGAACCCATGAATACCCTCTCCAATGAGGTGGTCAGGAAGATTACCAAACACAGCCATTATCAGAGCTACAGCGCCGATCAGGTACTTCTGGGAATGATTCTCTATCCGGATGTCTGGCAGAATAAAGAGCTGTTCGAGATAAAACATCCGGAGCTGCATCGCCTGACTGGTTACAGGGGAGAAATGGTAAGTTTTAAGGATATGATGGATTCCACAGGAAGTTATCTGCTCTCTAACCTGGTGAATGAGGCATATGCCAAGCAGGTACCCATGCAGACAGAGTTGGACCGGGAGCTTATTAAACTGGACGATCGTCTGAACGCTTTCTACCTGGTGCAGTCGGGAGGACTGATCCGCATATTCCCTGATGAGGGAGCTGAGAATCACCGGTGGGCATCGCTTAGCGAGGCGATGATGGGACAGATGACTCAAAAAGAGGATACCATGTCCAATGTCTTTTTCCGCTACCTAAGTGCCTTGCAGCAAGGGGATTATACAGCTGCCGGGTTCTATGTGGACCAGCTTGGTGAGAGCCAGCTTTCCTCTGAAATTCTCCCCCCCGAATCCAAAAAGAAGATGGAGCTCATTTACAACCGGATCAATATCTTTCCGCTTCTGGCAAGATTTTACGCTCTCTTCGGGGTCATTATGATGGTGCTGGCCTTTCTGTTGGTTTTCAGACCGCGCAAGCTATATAAATTCCTCTTCAAGGTGGGAGTGATCCATTTGTCAGTGGCACTGGTGGCACATACCGTGGCCCTGGGGCTCAGATGGTATATCAGCGGTCATGCCCCCATGAGTAACGGTTATGAATCGATGATCTTTGTGGCCTGGGTAACTTTGCTGGCCGGATTGATCTTTGTAAAACGATCCGGATATGCGCTGGCACTTACCGCCATACTGGCGGCTCTCTCCTTACTGGTAGCAGGAATGAGTAATATGAATCCGGAAATAACGAATCTGGTGCCTGTCCTTAAGTCTGTATGGCTTACCATCCACGTGGCTGTGATTATGGCCGGGTATGGCTTCCTGGGTTTGGCTTCTATCATGGGCTTGCTGAATGTTGCATTGTACGCTTCGCTTTCTCCCTCCAATAAAACCAGGCTTGAAGAGGTGATTCAGCAGGTGACCCATGTGAACCACCTGACCTTGATTGTGGGTCTCTATTTTATGACTGCCGGGGTTTTCCTGGGAGGGGTATGGGCCAACGAATCATGGGGACGATACTGGGGATGGGACCCCAAGGAGACCTGGGCCCTGATTACGGTGCTGGTGTATGCTTTTGTGACGCATATGCACCGGATTCCCGGACTCAGGGGAAGCTTTGCCTTTAACCTGGCGTCCTTCATCTCTTACAGTTCCGTAATGATGACTTATTTCGGGGTGAACTACTTCCTGGGAGGAATGCACTCCTATGCCAGTGGTTCCTCCTTTACAATACCCCTGTGGACCTACCTGATACTGCTTATGCTTGTGGGACTGTCGGTGTTTGCCTTCAGAAAGCAGCAAAAGCTGTTGCCAGAGAAGTCCCCGGATGAAGCAAGGGATCAGTAG
- a CDS encoding CAP domain-containing protein, whose product MIPRTILICFLFLPLPMLGQSGPWSAWEAGLVRSLNSAGESDYLNEEEKKVILFMNMARHDGPLFAQTFLQSYLQEKSLDNSSYIRSLQRDLKKTKGLAPLMPQEDLTAVAQGHAQSSGEKGTTGHSGFKKRFEPLLGNPYTHVGENCSYGYEQAIDIVISLLIDEGIKSLGHRNNMLSRDFNSIGVAFRPHRKYRINCVMDFGSTSAGSMNEVPY is encoded by the coding sequence ATGATACCTAGGACGATCCTCATATGCTTCCTGTTCCTCCCGCTACCCATGCTTGGACAGTCCGGTCCATGGTCGGCCTGGGAAGCGGGTCTGGTCCGTTCACTGAATAGTGCCGGGGAAAGTGACTACCTCAACGAAGAGGAAAAGAAAGTGATCCTGTTTATGAATATGGCCAGGCATGACGGGCCCCTTTTTGCCCAAACCTTCCTCCAGAGCTACCTTCAGGAAAAGAGTCTGGATAACAGCAGCTATATCAGATCACTACAAAGAGATTTGAAAAAAACCAAGGGACTGGCTCCACTGATGCCGCAGGAAGATTTAACAGCAGTGGCTCAGGGTCACGCACAAAGTTCCGGAGAAAAAGGAACTACCGGTCACAGTGGTTTTAAAAAGCGCTTTGAACCTTTGCTTGGAAATCCATATACCCATGTGGGTGAAAACTGCTCCTATGGATATGAACAGGCCATCGATATTGTAATTTCCCTGCTGATCGATGAGGGCATTAAAAGCCTGGGGCACCGGAACAATATGTTGTCCCGCGACTTCAACTCCATTGGAGTGGCCTTCAGGCCCCATCGCAAATACCGGATCAATTGCGTGATGGACTTTGGTTCCACATCCGCCGGCAGCATGAATGAGGTGCCCTACTGA
- a CDS encoding GNAT family N-acetyltransferase: MIIRDYKPPDFPKVDALWKETGIYTAERGDTPDSILRCNAQGGRFLVLEEELNNRIFGTSWLTWDGRRVQLHHFAILPSKQGLGYGRMLALESLAFAREKNSPVKLEVHRDNIPAIRLYLSLGFKVFDDYEVYMLQHDT; this comes from the coding sequence ATGATCATCCGTGATTACAAACCCCCTGATTTTCCGAAGGTAGATGCCCTCTGGAAAGAGACGGGTATTTATACGGCAGAACGCGGGGATACCCCGGATTCGATCCTTCGATGTAATGCCCAGGGTGGAAGATTCCTGGTTTTGGAGGAAGAGCTGAACAACAGGATTTTCGGCACCTCCTGGCTTACCTGGGACGGAAGACGGGTCCAGCTTCATCATTTTGCGATTCTGCCCTCTAAACAGGGCTTAGGTTATGGCCGAATGCTGGCCCTGGAATCACTTGCCTTTGCCCGGGAAAAAAACTCCCCCGTGAAGCTGGAGGTTCACCGGGATAATATCCCGGCCATACGTCTGTACCTGAGCCTGGGATTTAAAGTATTCGACGACTATGAAGTATATATGCTCCAGCATGATACCTAG
- a CDS encoding NfeD family protein, translating to MKQATYTVLAALLLIVLSGQVRAPDTVSSDSGPEAGNPLPDSASGPKTLVYTFAIKENIAAPAWRITREAFEEALSLNADVVILHLNTYGGEVSAADSIRTKILNAPMPVHVFIDDNAASAGALIAIACDSIYMQPGGKIGAATVVNQTGEQVPDKYQSYMRATMRATAEAHGQDTLITGTDTLFIWHRNPAIAEAMVDPRLYVEGISDTGQVLTFTASEAITHGYCEGTATSIEEVISKIGIGEYELRSYNPSGLDKVIGLLINPLVSGILIMIIIGGIYFELQSPGIGFALGAAIVAALLYFAPLYLEGLVENWELLLFIVGIILIMVEIFAIPGFGVAGVAGIIAVITGLTLSLVDNVVFEDPEFTGEGLGILMKSLSLVLVAVLMGVILSLWATRKLLTTTAFGNLSLKSEQRTEEGFIGVETEQQSLIGETGAAHTVLRPSGKVMINDKLYDAKSEYGFIEKGAPIKVIRYETGQVYVVKA from the coding sequence ATGAAGCAAGCCACATATACTGTTCTCGCTGCCTTACTGCTTATTGTACTTTCCGGCCAGGTAAGGGCACCAGACACAGTGAGCAGTGATTCCGGACCTGAGGCCGGAAATCCTCTTCCCGATTCTGCCTCCGGACCGAAAACCCTGGTCTACACCTTTGCCATAAAAGAAAACATTGCCGCTCCTGCCTGGCGTATTACCCGGGAAGCTTTTGAAGAGGCTCTTTCCCTGAATGCCGATGTGGTCATTCTTCATCTGAACACTTACGGGGGTGAAGTAAGCGCTGCTGACTCGATCCGTACAAAAATTCTTAATGCGCCCATGCCTGTCCATGTTTTTATTGATGACAATGCCGCTTCGGCCGGTGCCCTGATCGCCATCGCATGCGACAGCATCTACATGCAGCCGGGAGGAAAGATTGGAGCCGCCACCGTGGTCAATCAGACCGGGGAACAGGTACCCGATAAATACCAGTCCTACATGAGGGCCACCATGAGAGCCACAGCAGAAGCGCACGGGCAAGACACCCTTATCACCGGTACAGATACCCTGTTTATCTGGCATCGCAATCCGGCCATAGCCGAAGCGATGGTGGATCCCAGACTCTATGTGGAGGGGATCAGTGATACCGGTCAGGTCCTGACCTTTACTGCATCCGAGGCTATCACTCACGGATATTGCGAAGGAACTGCCACCTCCATCGAGGAGGTGATCTCCAAAATCGGAATCGGGGAGTATGAACTCCGATCCTATAATCCTTCCGGTTTGGATAAAGTGATTGGTCTGTTGATCAATCCTCTGGTAAGCGGTATTCTGATTATGATCATCATCGGGGGCATCTATTTTGAACTGCAGTCGCCTGGAATTGGATTCGCCCTGGGGGCGGCCATTGTAGCAGCACTGCTCTATTTTGCCCCGCTCTACCTGGAAGGACTGGTCGAAAACTGGGAACTGCTTCTTTTCATTGTGGGAATAATCCTGATCATGGTTGAGATATTTGCCATCCCCGGCTTTGGGGTGGCAGGTGTTGCGGGGATCATTGCAGTCATTACCGGTCTCACTCTTAGCCTGGTTGATAACGTTGTGTTCGAGGATCCCGAGTTTACGGGCGAAGGCCTGGGAATTTTAATGAAATCCCTCAGCCTGGTGCTTGTGGCAGTGCTGATGGGGGTCATTTTGTCCCTGTGGGCAACCAGAAAATTGCTGACCACCACCGCTTTCGGAAACCTGTCTCTGAAAAGTGAACAACGCACCGAGGAAGGATTTATCGGGGTGGAAACCGAACAGCAAAGCCTGATCGGAGAGACGGGAGCAGCCCATACGGTTTTAAGGCCCTCCGGGAAGGTTATGATAAATGATAAACTCTATGACGCCAAATCTGAGTATGGATTTATTGAAAAAGGTGCTCCCATTAAGGTCATCCGGTATGAGACCGGTCAGGTTTATGTGGTAAAAGCCTGA
- the purB gene encoding adenylosuccinate lyase, protein MELNKLTAISPVDGRYRLKTEELSAYFSEFGLIRYRVMVEVEYFIALCKAGIPRLSELSPDQQEGLRTIYTGFSMEDAEKVKEIEKLTNHDVKAVEYFLKEKFEQQGYGRFKEFIHFGLTSQDINNTATPLSLKDAMQSSYYPMLDQLTMELEKLATEWDEIPMLARTHGQPASPTRLGKEIRVFIERLDVQLEQLKEIPVPAKFGGATGNMNAHKVTYPEIDWFRFGEQFVGEVLGLKRSWPTTQIDHYDNLAAMFHAFERINTILLDLSRDLWTYISMDYFKQKIKAGEIGSSAMPHKVNPIDFENAEGNLGMANAIFSFLAAKLPVSRLQRDLSDSTVLRNLGVPLGHTLIAMQSMIKGLGKLIVNETAIRADLEKNWAVVAEAVQSILRREEYPKPYEALLELTRTNQAVTAETIHKFIENLSISQEVKEELYQIAPWNYTGLQI, encoded by the coding sequence ATGGAATTAAACAAACTTACAGCAATCTCACCGGTGGATGGCCGCTACAGGTTAAAAACAGAAGAGCTTTCCGCCTATTTTTCGGAGTTTGGCCTGATCAGATACCGGGTGATGGTTGAAGTGGAATATTTTATTGCCTTATGTAAAGCGGGTATTCCGCGCTTATCTGAGCTAAGTCCGGATCAGCAGGAGGGACTGAGGACCATCTATACCGGTTTTTCCATGGAGGATGCAGAGAAAGTGAAAGAGATTGAAAAGCTTACCAACCATGATGTAAAGGCTGTAGAGTATTTTTTAAAAGAGAAATTTGAACAACAGGGATACGGCCGCTTTAAGGAATTTATCCATTTCGGACTTACCTCGCAGGACATCAATAACACAGCTACTCCTCTCTCTTTGAAAGATGCCATGCAGAGCAGCTACTATCCCATGCTGGATCAGCTGACCATGGAGCTGGAGAAACTGGCCACCGAATGGGACGAGATTCCCATGCTGGCAAGAACCCATGGACAACCGGCCTCTCCCACCAGGCTGGGTAAGGAAATCCGTGTTTTTATCGAGCGGCTCGATGTTCAGCTGGAGCAGCTGAAGGAGATTCCGGTACCTGCCAAGTTTGGGGGAGCCACAGGGAATATGAATGCTCATAAGGTTACTTACCCGGAGATAGACTGGTTCCGGTTCGGAGAGCAATTTGTGGGCGAAGTGCTGGGATTGAAGCGGTCCTGGCCCACGACCCAGATTGATCATTACGATAACCTGGCAGCCATGTTCCATGCTTTTGAGCGGATCAATACCATTCTGCTGGACCTTTCCAGGGATTTATGGACCTATATTTCGATGGACTATTTCAAGCAGAAGATCAAAGCGGGTGAGATTGGATCCTCGGCCATGCCCCATAAGGTGAATCCCATTGATTTTGAGAATGCGGAGGGCAACCTGGGCATGGCCAATGCCATTTTTTCATTTCTGGCGGCCAAGCTACCGGTGTCCAGATTACAGCGCGATCTTAGCGATTCCACCGTGCTTCGAAACCTGGGAGTGCCTCTCGGGCATACCCTGATTGCCATGCAATCGATGATTAAAGGTCTGGGGAAACTGATCGTGAATGAGACGGCCATCCGTGCCGATCTGGAAAAGAACTGGGCCGTTGTAGCCGAGGCGGTCCAGTCGATCCTGAGGAGGGAGGAGTATCCCAAGCCCTATGAAGCACTGCTGGAACTCACACGTACCAATCAGGCTGTGACCGCCGAAACCATTCATAAGTTTATTGAAAACCTGAGTATCAGCCAGGAGGTGAAAGAAGAGCTTTACCAAATTGCTCCCTGGAATTATACCGGATTGCAGATATGA